The Bacillus sp. Y1 genome includes the window CATTCTTCTTTCATTTCTTGATGTAATTTCATTAAATTGTTTTTCAGGAGAATTACTTCTTCGCTAGAAAAGTTAACTAAAACCTCCTGTAAGTATACCTGTCTTTTCTTAATCACTTCGTCAATAATTCGTTCCCCTTCTTCTAAAAGGTGAATGCGGACCACACGGCGATCATTTGGATCCTTCACACGCATTACCAGTTTGTTTTTTTCCATTCTGTCAACAAGGTCTGTTGTCGTGCTACACGCAAGAAACATTTTATTTGAAAGTTCACCAATTGTCATATCGCCTTCTTCAAATAACCACTGAAGAGCAACAAACTGAGGTGGAGTAATAGTATAGTTACTTAAAATTTCTCTACCCTTTTGCTTGATAATACCAGCAATATAACGCAAATCTTTTTCGATATCAGCAAAAATCTCTATCTCTTTTGTTTCTTCTACTTTCATAAATACACAACCCCTATTTGAGAGTTCAGATCATGACTATATTATAATCACATCTAGCCTTTTAAACTATTTTCACCTTTTTCTCACTAAAATTCAAGAAGGAAGTATAGAAATGTATTTTATGAATGTATTTGGATACAATTGTAAACCGGCTTCCATTATGAAAGCCGGTCTAGAATTATAGTTCTAGCTCTCCCATTCGAAGGAGCT containing:
- a CDS encoding MarR family winged helix-turn-helix transcriptional regulator, whose translation is MKVEETKEIEIFADIEKDLRYIAGIIKQKGREILSNYTITPPQFVALQWLFEEGDMTIGELSNKMFLACSTTTDLVDRMEKNKLVMRVKDPNDRRVVRIHLLEEGERIIDEVIKKRQVYLQEVLVNFSSEEVILLKNNLMKLHQEMKEE